The following are from one region of the Methanospirillum hungatei genome:
- a CDS encoding response regulator, whose translation MVKPPKKILIIDDEAVFLEASKKALIPCGYFCITKQDPSEGIMQLKKDSIDLVLLDIMMDPVDGWDILNHIRSHTNGNMVPVMMSSAKKLHPDELIRYGDSMDGFIIKPFLDSELCETVNEFFSFYETLLKISHAALIQGVPESVRKKWVQLNRQIRAMNQIKEILTPPLIIQEPISPEEFLQQRLFQINQIITQKQSERDLIQFQYPVFRN comes from the coding sequence ATGGTTAAACCTCCCAAAAAAATACTTATCATCGATGACGAAGCGGTATTTCTTGAAGCATCAAAAAAAGCCCTCATCCCTTGTGGATATTTTTGCATCACAAAGCAGGATCCATCTGAGGGTATTATGCAGCTCAAAAAAGATTCAATTGACCTTGTTCTTTTAGATATCATGATGGATCCGGTCGATGGATGGGATATTCTCAACCATATCCGGTCCCATACAAATGGGAATATGGTGCCGGTTATGATGTCATCAGCAAAAAAATTGCACCCGGATGAACTCATCAGATACGGAGATTCAATGGATGGATTTATTATAAAACCATTTTTAGATAGTGAATTATGTGAAACCGTGAATGAGTTCTTTTCTTTTTATGAAACACTTTTAAAAATATCTCATGCAGCACTCATACAAGGTGTTCCAGAGTCTGTACGGAAAAAATGGGTTCAGCTGAATAGACAGATTCGGGCCATGAACCAGATAAAAGAGATTCTTACACCCCCTCTCATTATTCAGGAGCCAATTTCTCCTGAAGAATTTTTACAACAACGACTCTTCCAGATAAATCAGATAATTACTCAGAAACAATCCGAACGCGATTTGATTCAGTTTCAGTATCCGGTATTCAGGA
- a CDS encoding chemotaxis protein CheW yields MSIVDNLKQTKRSDQEDEIQVVEFIIGDDKFAINLFDVREIVEASKITPLPHASSYIRGIIDLRGEITTIIDLRQLLQIQAAQDLTTADLRFIVLDDTVSAQKTGIVVDEVTSVLTVPVTDIDQASRGSVEEGGYILGIIKKEIGEKGESKKELVIWIDIRELISQMD; encoded by the coding sequence ATGAGTATTGTAGATAATTTAAAACAAACAAAACGTTCTGACCAGGAAGACGAAATCCAGGTCGTTGAATTTATTATTGGTGATGATAAGTTCGCCATCAACCTTTTTGATGTTCGGGAGATTGTAGAAGCCTCCAAAATCACTCCTCTTCCCCATGCATCATCATATATCAGAGGAATTATTGATCTGCGAGGAGAAATTACTACAATAATTGATCTACGCCAGTTATTGCAAATCCAGGCTGCACAAGACTTAACCACTGCAGACCTCCGGTTTATCGTCCTTGATGATACTGTATCAGCACAAAAAACAGGAATAGTGGTCGATGAAGTAACATCAGTTCTGACAGTTCCAGTAACAGATATCGATCAAGCTTCAAGAGGAAGCGTAGAAGAAGGAGGATATATCCTTGGTATTATTAAGAAAGAGATTGGTGAGAAAGGGGAAAGTAAGAAAGAACTTGTAATTTGGATAGATATTCGGGAGTTAATATCTCAAATGGATTAG
- a CDS encoding methyl-accepting chemotaxis protein, protein MKIDQNELSFCQNILNGVATPVIQITPDRNIEIINDAALNILGLSREQAIEKKCHELFKTDDCEGGECATLRAMREKRKIESETIAHINGKKIPIHYYASPLFDSSGTVIGAVEYFEDLTEIKNKEKELKNASRDIQGVLNGIATPVIAIDTEQRITHINKTGADLFLKKPDDLIGTICHTLFNTDVCQEGNCATMRSIKEKRVITEETVAHIGFKNIPILITSTPLVTEEGICTGAVEYITDLTEQKEAIQEILLLTQAAVEGKLDTRADSSRHRGDFKKIIDGVNGTLDAVIEPLNLAAEYVDRISKGDIPEKITGEYKGDFNEIKNNLNTCIEAFNYLVTDAQTLIDAIVEGRLDYRSDTVRHQGDFRKIIDGINTILNVLVGYIDRLPLPTLALDKSFNILYMNENGVKLLESGKSDIIGKRCYSQFKTGDCQTQNCACAQAMDQNKEINRQTRANPVGKELEISYTGIPIKNLKGEITGAFEFIQDQTASVRLSNYLNNEVNKLGENLEKLSKGDTNLNIAVTDADQYTKEAHENFVKINARLTQVNEAIQLLVQDALMLSDAGISGKLQTRADASKHLGDYQKIVQGVNETLDSVTIPVNEALRVSKEYANSNFAARVDTSLKVSGDWVAFKDALNNIGIQISNAVGLINKQLMDLASNAEEATASIEEVTAGAQQIARNAGEVSSNSLKGEDGIIQVLKAMEDLNITVAEVSRRAEQVSATATKANEYAKNGVDLAHKSETAMTEIKRSSAEVDQIVKEINQQMDEIGKIVRLISDIANQTNLLALNAAIEAARAGEAGRGFAVVAAEVKSLAQDSRQSAENIADMIASLQNKAKKANEAMGYAGETVELGSESLSHTLGSFEQIATSIDDITRNATDVASSSEEQAASVEEVTASINEVSGLVQNTAKEAGDAATATEEASASIEQISKIVANVNEIVEIVSREMSKFKIQEES, encoded by the coding sequence ATGAAAATAGATCAAAACGAATTATCGTTCTGTCAAAATATTCTAAATGGTGTAGCAACTCCGGTTATTCAGATAACGCCTGATAGAAATATTGAGATAATAAATGATGCAGCTCTTAATATTTTAGGACTCTCACGCGAACAAGCAATAGAGAAAAAATGTCATGAACTATTCAAAACCGATGATTGTGAAGGTGGAGAATGTGCAACACTCCGGGCAATGAGAGAGAAGAGAAAGATAGAAAGTGAAACGATAGCACACATCAATGGAAAAAAAATTCCTATTCACTATTATGCATCTCCACTTTTTGATTCATCTGGGACTGTAATTGGAGCGGTCGAGTACTTTGAAGACCTCACCGAAATAAAAAATAAAGAAAAAGAATTAAAAAACGCAAGTCGGGATATTCAAGGGGTATTAAATGGGATTGCTACCCCGGTTATTGCCATTGATACAGAACAAAGAATTACTCATATTAATAAAACAGGTGCAGATCTGTTTCTGAAAAAACCTGATGATCTCATAGGGACTATTTGCCATACATTATTTAATACCGACGTGTGTCAGGAAGGTAATTGTGCAACAATGCGCAGCATTAAAGAAAAAAGAGTAATTACTGAAGAAACAGTTGCGCATATCGGATTTAAAAATATTCCAATTCTCATAACCTCAACACCCCTTGTAACAGAAGAAGGAATCTGCACTGGTGCAGTAGAATATATCACCGATCTCACTGAACAAAAAGAAGCAATTCAAGAGATTCTTTTATTGACACAGGCAGCAGTAGAAGGAAAATTAGACACAAGAGCTGATTCATCCAGACATCGGGGGGATTTCAAAAAAATAATTGACGGGGTAAACGGGACACTGGATGCGGTAATAGAACCTCTGAATCTTGCTGCAGAGTATGTAGACCGGATTTCAAAAGGAGATATTCCGGAAAAGATAACTGGTGAATATAAAGGTGATTTTAATGAAATCAAAAATAATCTGAATACCTGTATCGAAGCATTCAACTATCTTGTTACAGATGCACAAACTCTGATAGATGCTATTGTTGAAGGCCGACTTGATTACAGATCAGATACTGTAAGACACCAGGGTGATTTTCGAAAAATCATTGACGGCATCAATACAATATTAAACGTTCTGGTTGGATATATTGACAGACTACCCCTCCCCACTTTGGCACTTGACAAATCCTTCAATATTCTTTATATGAATGAAAACGGGGTAAAACTCTTAGAATCTGGCAAGTCTGACATTATCGGTAAAAGATGCTATTCACAATTTAAAACAGGAGATTGTCAGACACAAAACTGTGCATGTGCTCAGGCAATGGACCAAAATAAGGAGATAAACCGTCAAACCCGTGCAAATCCTGTTGGAAAAGAACTTGAAATCTCGTACACCGGTATTCCAATAAAAAACTTAAAAGGAGAGATAACTGGGGCATTTGAATTTATCCAGGACCAGACTGCATCGGTTAGATTATCTAATTATCTGAATAATGAGGTGAATAAATTAGGTGAAAACCTTGAAAAACTCAGTAAAGGAGATACAAATCTCAATATTGCAGTAACCGATGCAGATCAATATACCAAAGAGGCTCATGAGAATTTTGTGAAGATTAATGCAAGACTTACTCAGGTTAATGAAGCGATTCAACTCCTCGTTCAAGATGCCCTTATGCTTTCAGATGCAGGGATTTCTGGAAAATTACAAACCAGAGCCGATGCATCCAAACATCTGGGTGATTACCAAAAAATTGTTCAGGGAGTGAATGAAACACTTGACAGCGTAACCATTCCGGTAAATGAAGCACTCCGGGTGTCAAAAGAGTATGCAAATTCAAATTTTGCTGCTCGGGTCGATACTTCTCTTAAGGTTTCCGGAGACTGGGTTGCCTTTAAAGATGCACTTAACAACATTGGTATCCAGATATCAAATGCAGTCGGTCTGATCAATAAACAACTCATGGATCTGGCATCAAACGCAGAAGAAGCAACAGCTAGCATCGAAGAGGTAACAGCAGGAGCACAGCAAATTGCCAGAAATGCGGGTGAAGTCAGTAGCAATTCCTTGAAAGGAGAAGATGGTATTATCCAGGTTTTAAAAGCCATGGAAGATCTCAATATTACCGTTGCAGAGGTTTCAAGACGTGCTGAACAGGTTTCTGCCACAGCAACCAAGGCAAATGAATATGCAAAGAATGGGGTTGATCTTGCTCATAAATCTGAAACGGCAATGACTGAAATCAAACGTTCGTCTGCTGAAGTAGACCAGATAGTAAAAGAAATTAATCAGCAGATGGATGAAATCGGAAAAATTGTCCGCCTCATCTCCGACATAGCAAATCAGACAAACCTTCTGGCACTCAATGCTGCCATTGAAGCTGCACGAGCTGGAGAAGCGGGAAGAGGATTTGCAGTTGTTGCAGCAGAAGTAAAATCTCTTGCCCAGGATTCAAGGCAATCTGCCGAGAATATTGCGGATATGATTGCATCTCTTCAAAACAAAGCGAAGAAAGCGAATGAAGCGATGGGGTATGCAGGAGAAACTGTAGAATTGGGAAGTGAATCTCTATCTCATACCCTGGGATCATTTGAACAGATTGCAACATCAATAGATGATATAACACGAAATGCAACCGATGTAGCATCATCTTCTGAAGAGCAGGCCGCGTCAGTTGAAGAAGTGACGGCGAGTATCAATGAAGTAAGCGGGCTTGTGCAAAACACAGCAAAGGAAGCAGGAGATGCAGCTACCGCAACCGAAGAAGCATCAGCTTCCATTGAACAGATCAGCAAAATTGTTGCAAATGTCAATGAAATCGTAGAAATTGTCTCCAGAGAAATGTCCAAGTTTAAAATTCAGGAAGAATCATGA
- a CDS encoding HAMP domain-containing methyl-accepting chemotaxis protein — translation MLVIIALVGLLNMMEINDGVTAIYDDRLIPLSQIASVSDELLYVRGDTLKFALLPNERAQLKETIAQNREELESLIEEYKKNKLLPEEEAELKKFEAAWKDYYSRIQGTIALFDSGKETEAIASISTGGSVADARKPVDDAIANLYQINQKDAERIKSNAVGRFTNSVLIIAIVTIIGIIISLVLAITITRSITIPCVQVKELLSEMSMGHLSGRLHFTRKDELGDMARTMDSFSDDLQHKAVGVIRRIAQGERIDIALMKDETDEIGSAINTLATALRGLTEETTNLINAAKNGDLSVRGDDTKFQGRFRNIVAGINETLESVIIPVQEAMRLSKSYANGNFVDRVNPSLAVAGDFIDFKNALNHLGKETSLAVGNVKNEVEGITAGMEETASSVEEVANSVELLTENSSHVSSLAEKSGEGIQQTLTAMEDLSRTVGSVANKAENASALAQKTVDLSNDGMELAGNAEKGMENIIESFAGTETIVNDITNQMDEIGRIVDVITGIAEQTGLLALNAAIEAARAGDAGMGFAVVADEVKSLALESQKSAENIATIIGNLQKKSQMVSDSMKSSSNEVKTGNEAVGKTLQLFDQIVQAINEVHQNMTEVAGAAEEQAAAVQEITASITEVDDMVRQTAKEAVHSAAATEEVSASVEQINRVITDASIALQRISSDMGRFNVG, via the coding sequence ATGCTTGTTATCATTGCTTTGGTTGGACTATTGAATATGATGGAAATCAACGATGGAGTGACAGCCATATATGATGACCGTTTAATCCCTCTTTCACAAATTGCATCAGTATCTGATGAACTCTTATATGTCCGGGGAGATACGCTCAAATTTGCTCTCCTTCCAAATGAAAGAGCGCAATTAAAGGAAACAATTGCACAAAACAGAGAAGAACTTGAATCTCTGATTGAAGAATATAAAAAAAACAAACTACTACCTGAAGAAGAAGCTGAGTTAAAAAAATTTGAAGCAGCCTGGAAGGATTATTATAGTAGAATACAAGGAACCATTGCATTATTTGATTCTGGAAAAGAGACTGAAGCTATAGCCTCAATATCCACCGGGGGTAGTGTTGCAGATGCAAGAAAACCCGTAGATGATGCTATTGCGAACCTGTATCAAATCAACCAAAAGGATGCTGAACGCATTAAATCCAATGCCGTTGGAAGATTTACTAATTCTGTCTTAATAATTGCAATTGTAACTATTATTGGCATAATAATTTCGCTTGTCCTAGCAATTACGATTACCCGAAGCATTACAATTCCCTGTGTACAAGTCAAAGAGTTATTATCTGAAATGAGTATGGGCCATCTTTCAGGTCGGCTTCATTTTACAAGAAAAGATGAACTCGGAGACATGGCACGGACGATGGACAGTTTTTCTGATGATCTGCAACATAAAGCGGTTGGTGTAATTCGCCGAATCGCCCAGGGTGAGCGGATTGATATCGCATTAATGAAAGATGAGACTGATGAGATCGGATCAGCGATTAACACACTCGCCACGGCACTACGTGGTCTTACCGAGGAAACAACAAACCTCATCAATGCTGCAAAAAATGGAGATCTATCCGTCCGTGGGGATGATACGAAATTCCAAGGCCGGTTTAGAAATATTGTAGCAGGTATTAATGAAACACTTGAATCTGTGATTATTCCTGTTCAGGAAGCGATGCGTCTTTCAAAAAGTTACGCAAATGGAAATTTTGTTGACCGGGTAAATCCCTCACTTGCAGTTGCTGGCGATTTCATTGACTTTAAAAACGCCTTAAATCATCTGGGCAAAGAAACAAGCCTCGCTGTTGGAAATGTAAAAAATGAGGTTGAAGGTATTACTGCCGGAATGGAAGAAACCGCATCAAGTGTTGAAGAGGTAGCAAACAGTGTTGAGCTTCTCACTGAAAATTCATCACATGTCAGTTCCCTGGCTGAAAAAAGCGGTGAAGGAATTCAGCAGACCCTGACTGCAATGGAAGACCTCTCACGAACTGTTGGTTCTGTTGCAAATAAAGCAGAAAATGCATCCGCTCTTGCACAAAAGACAGTGGATCTTTCAAATGATGGAATGGAACTAGCCGGAAATGCAGAAAAGGGAATGGAAAATATTATAGAGTCCTTTGCAGGAACAGAAACAATCGTAAACGACATTACAAACCAGATGGATGAAATTGGTCGGATAGTGGATGTTATTACAGGAATCGCAGAACAGACCGGGCTATTGGCACTAAACGCAGCAATTGAAGCAGCACGGGCAGGAGATGCAGGAATGGGATTTGCAGTCGTTGCTGATGAAGTAAAATCCCTGGCCCTTGAGTCACAGAAATCTGCAGAAAATATTGCTACTATCATCGGAAACCTGCAGAAAAAATCCCAGATGGTATCAGATTCGATGAAATCCTCGTCCAATGAAGTGAAAACAGGAAATGAGGCGGTTGGAAAAACACTCCAGTTATTTGACCAGATAGTCCAGGCGATCAATGAAGTTCATCAGAATATGACCGAAGTAGCAGGTGCTGCAGAAGAACAGGCTGCAGCAGTTCAGGAAATTACCGCAAGTATTACTGAAGTGGATGACATGGTCAGGCAGACCGCAAAAGAAGCAGTTCACTCTGCTGCAGCGACAGAGGAGGTATCAGCATCAGTAGAGCAGATAAACAGGGTAATCACCGATGCATCGATTGCATTACAACGAATTTCGTCGGATATGGGAAGATTCAATGTTGGATAA
- a CDS encoding PAS domain S-box protein, with the protein MKIRDDKYSSDEEKIIRDIQQLLTKNRHGMTISEISRNLGINRTLILNVLNLMVGQGEISMRSFGRAKVYTLSSKIPIARLLSLSSDLFLVVDEELFIEDLNDAFASFFKMNSDVIKGTNVIYSPIPHFFSHDIIQALQDASSGTKRIFEDYVGFEGSQFFFRISCIPIQESDFSTKVALVLHDLTLHKKYEEELERQLNARTSELSSSIRRYEVLAEVAPVGIFETDVQGKVIYVNKKWCEITGTDSDEVTGSKWMKSIHRDDREWIKKLWYEHVSEQIPWNHPIRYQKKNGEEVHTLGMAVPLRTDNGEVTGYLGTIVDITERVAAEQIIQNLNEYLTTVLENANDGVATLDIERKFTSCNAAGCKILGYERSDLLGQSIRKLYESDDEFKNNGKEIYLELSQTGHYRGEVNIVRGDGKNRIVEVSISEMKNNGTITGIIILFRDVTESIRVKNEALIQEQRLKTILDGLVDAVCVIDRHGNILYANACASRYLSGSDVLNGEKHQLSEYIPKNELNSLRSYYQKIIDSQIPDSKIICLTIREQNICFLNRAVPIRFGEHSVDAVLSLSLDTRILEHE; encoded by the coding sequence ATGAAAATACGTGATGATAAGTACAGTTCAGATGAAGAGAAAATCATACGTGATATTCAGCAACTTCTTACAAAAAATCGTCATGGGATGACAATCTCAGAAATCTCCAGGAATCTAGGCATTAACCGTACTTTAATCCTGAATGTTCTGAATCTCATGGTAGGACAGGGAGAAATTTCCATGAGATCATTTGGAAGAGCAAAAGTGTACACACTATCATCTAAAATTCCCATTGCGCGACTTTTGAGTCTTTCCTCTGATCTTTTTCTTGTTGTAGATGAGGAACTCTTCATAGAGGATTTAAATGATGCATTTGCTTCTTTTTTCAAAATGAATAGTGATGTTATAAAAGGAACAAATGTCATATATTCACCGATACCTCATTTTTTTTCACATGATATTATTCAGGCTTTACAGGATGCATCATCTGGAACAAAACGAATATTTGAAGATTATGTAGGATTTGAAGGCAGTCAATTTTTTTTCAGGATTTCCTGTATTCCGATTCAGGAGAGTGATTTCTCCACAAAAGTGGCCCTTGTTTTACACGATCTGACACTTCATAAAAAATATGAGGAAGAACTAGAAAGACAACTCAATGCACGAACCAGTGAATTATCATCTAGTATCCGTAGGTATGAGGTTCTTGCCGAAGTAGCCCCGGTTGGTATATTTGAGACTGACGTACAAGGAAAAGTAATTTATGTGAATAAAAAATGGTGTGAAATCACGGGAACTGACTCCGATGAAGTTACGGGATCAAAATGGATGAAATCCATCCACCGTGATGACCGGGAGTGGATCAAAAAACTCTGGTATGAGCACGTTTCAGAACAGATTCCATGGAACCATCCAATCCGATACCAGAAAAAAAATGGGGAAGAAGTGCATACCCTTGGAATGGCTGTTCCCCTAAGAACTGATAATGGGGAAGTTACTGGTTATCTTGGGACTATTGTAGATATTACGGAACGAGTTGCTGCTGAACAGATTATTCAGAATTTGAATGAGTATCTGACTACTGTTCTAGAAAATGCGAACGATGGTGTTGCAACTCTTGATATTGAACGTAAATTTACAAGTTGCAATGCTGCAGGATGCAAAATACTGGGATATGAACGAAGCGATTTACTTGGTCAGAGTATCCGGAAATTGTATGAATCAGATGACGAATTTAAAAATAATGGAAAGGAGATTTACCTGGAATTATCACAAACCGGCCATTATCGAGGGGAAGTTAATATTGTAAGAGGTGATGGTAAAAACCGGATTGTTGAGGTTTCGATAAGTGAAATGAAAAACAATGGTACTATTACTGGAATTATTATTTTATTCCGGGATGTAACTGAAAGCATTCGTGTGAAAAATGAGGCACTTATCCAGGAACAACGACTAAAAACCATTCTGGATGGACTTGTTGATGCAGTATGTGTAATTGACCGGCATGGGAATATCTTATATGCAAATGCATGTGCAAGTCGATACTTGTCAGGATCTGATGTCCTTAATGGAGAAAAACATCAATTATCAGAATATATTCCTAAAAATGAACTAAATTCATTGCGTTCCTATTATCAGAAAATTATCGATTCACAAATACCTGATTCAAAAATTATTTGCCTGACTATAAGAGAACAAAATATCTGTTTTTTAAATCGTGCAGTGCCTATTCGATTTGGAGAACATAGTGTGGATGCTGTTTTATCTTTATCACTCGATACGAGGATCCTGGAGCATGAGTAA
- a CDS encoding PAS domain S-box protein, with protein sequence MDDDEIVLEASKQYMSTVYSFDIDTARSGAEAMVMIATSHYDAIIADYEMEGMSGLDLLKKLRSSGDETPFIMFTGKGREEVVIASYDNGADGYVQKGGEICSQFAELSHRIRSIIWKKRAEKCLVQSEAQYRQLYEESPLAYITVDNSGKIVRCNKKGGEILGKVADSLIGMPVLDIYAEQPEGKDRIREIIEEFLNNGVVTDKELVIRREDGTSRWVNVSVQAIRDEQGKILKSNSILQDITERKRAEEALRESEERFRQLFNNASDAIILHEIKAEGRPGRILEVNDSACEMLGHTREEFVSLEVSNLNTPESNALIPTIAPSLLKNHHLTFECTHQRKNGSIVPVEIATHLFHLHDQEVILAICRDITERKHSEKEKEAILSGLKDIVVEYIDCDMKIIWGNKATQDAFHLGDSFIGKFCYQIIHGRDSPCPGCTAIKAIETGVFQEGEITTPDGRHWMIRSNPVIENGYVTSVVHLAIDITQRKSAEEALGRSEQRLHDIIDFLPDATFVVDKNGIVIAWNRAIEEMTGIRASDIIGKTNYEYSIPFYGERRPILIDLAMQFDSSISQNYEDFQKEGQKFISESIIANFRGQDVTLWSIASPLFDKSGWFVGAIESIRDISERKRIEDALREARDTLNTVMDSIDALVYVSDMQTHEILFLNEYGKQIWGDAVGKICYLALQCDQDVPCSFCTNHLLLDGDGNPSKTITWEYENSITKRWYQCHDSAIRWIDGRIVRLEIATDISDQKLIEHALRQANRQLNMLTDITRHDILNSINAIQLLLDLMKGKIDVTPALCEFENIEHAISLIQSHIEFTRIYKDLGTHAPVWHHLSGSIQNFSDKYYLDIINSTMDIDIYADPLMAKVFDNLIDNSIRHGQKVTRISLSNLMNGETYILFFEDNGVGIPAHEKNLIFERGYGNNTGFGLFFIREIMSATGISIEETGTPGKGVKFEIHIPKGLWRNHNAAE encoded by the coding sequence GTGGATGATGACGAAATTGTTCTGGAAGCCTCCAAACAGTATATGTCAACTGTTTATTCATTTGACATTGATACTGCTCGTTCAGGAGCTGAGGCGATGGTAATGATTGCCACTTCTCATTATGATGCCATTATTGCTGATTATGAAATGGAAGGTATGAGTGGATTGGACCTGTTAAAAAAGTTGAGATCATCAGGAGATGAGACTCCTTTTATAATGTTTACCGGTAAAGGAAGGGAGGAAGTGGTGATTGCATCATATGACAATGGTGCTGATGGATATGTGCAGAAAGGCGGAGAAATTTGTTCGCAATTTGCAGAACTCAGTCATCGGATCAGATCAATTATCTGGAAAAAAAGAGCAGAAAAATGTCTTGTTCAAAGCGAAGCTCAATATCGACAATTATATGAAGAATCACCTCTGGCGTATATCACTGTTGATAATTCCGGAAAAATAGTTCGATGCAATAAAAAGGGAGGAGAAATTCTTGGAAAAGTTGCGGATTCTCTTATTGGAATGCCCGTTCTGGATATCTATGCTGAACAGCCGGAAGGGAAAGACCGAATTCGTGAGATTATTGAGGAATTTCTTAATAATGGGGTAGTCACAGACAAAGAACTTGTAATAAGAAGGGAAGATGGAACCAGTCGATGGGTAAATGTTTCTGTTCAGGCCATACGAGATGAACAGGGAAAAATTCTTAAGAGCAATTCAATATTACAGGATATCACAGAACGGAAAAGGGCAGAAGAAGCTCTTCGGGAAAGTGAGGAAAGGTTTCGTCAACTCTTCAATAATGCTTCAGATGCAATCATCCTCCATGAGATAAAAGCAGAGGGGAGACCTGGCAGAATTCTTGAAGTCAATGATTCAGCTTGCGAGATGCTTGGGCATACCCGAGAAGAGTTTGTTTCGTTAGAAGTATCAAACCTAAATACTCCGGAAAGTAATGCACTTATTCCAACGATAGCACCATCACTATTAAAAAATCATCATCTCACTTTTGAATGTACTCATCAACGAAAAAATGGTTCTATCGTTCCGGTTGAAATTGCAACCCATCTCTTTCATCTCCATGATCAGGAAGTAATTCTTGCCATATGTCGGGATATTACAGAACGAAAACACTCTGAAAAAGAGAAAGAAGCCATTCTATCTGGCCTTAAAGATATTGTTGTTGAGTATATTGACTGCGATATGAAGATCATCTGGGGAAATAAGGCAACACAGGATGCTTTTCATTTGGGTGACTCTTTTATAGGTAAATTTTGTTATCAGATCATTCATGGAAGAGATAGTCCTTGTCCAGGGTGTACTGCAATAAAAGCAATAGAGACCGGGGTGTTTCAAGAAGGGGAAATCACCACTCCAGACGGGAGACACTGGATGATCAGGAGTAATCCGGTTATTGAAAATGGATATGTGACAAGTGTTGTACATCTTGCTATAGATATTACTCAACGAAAGTCTGCTGAAGAGGCTTTAGGCCGTTCTGAACAACGACTACACGATATTATCGATTTTCTCCCTGATGCAACCTTTGTCGTTGATAAAAACGGGATTGTAATAGCCTGGAACAGAGCAATTGAGGAGATGACAGGTATCCGTGCGTCGGACATAATCGGGAAAACAAATTATGAATATTCCATCCCTTTTTATGGAGAACGAAGGCCGATCCTTATTGATCTTGCAATGCAGTTTGATTCCAGTATCAGTCAAAACTACGAAGATTTTCAGAAAGAAGGACAAAAATTCATATCTGAATCCATCATTGCCAACTTCAGGGGTCAAGATGTTACTCTCTGGAGTATTGCATCTCCTCTTTTTGACAAATCCGGTTGGTTTGTTGGTGCTATTGAATCAATACGTGATATCTCCGAACGAAAAAGAATTGAGGATGCATTACGGGAAGCTCGGGATACATTAAATACGGTTATGGATAGTATTGATGCTCTTGTGTATGTATCAGACATGCAGACACATGAGATCCTGTTTCTTAATGAGTATGGAAAACAAATCTGGGGAGATGCAGTTGGAAAAATCTGTTATTTAGCACTCCAATGTGATCAGGATGTCCCGTGCAGTTTCTGTACAAATCATTTGCTTTTAGATGGTGATGGTAATCCATCCAAGACTATTACCTGGGAATACGAGAATTCCATAACAAAGCGGTGGTACCAGTGTCATGATAGTGCCATCAGGTGGATTGATGGCCGAATCGTTCGACTTGAGATTGCAACGGATATTTCTGACCAGAAATTAATAGAACATGCTCTCCGGCAGGCAAACCGCCAGCTCAACATGTTAACAGATATCACTCGGCATGATATTTTAAACAGTATCAACGCTATTCAACTCCTATTAGATCTGATGAAAGGGAAAATAGACGTTACTCCTGCTTTATGTGAATTTGAAAATATTGAACATGCAATCTCTCTTATTCAATCACATATAGAGTTCACGAGAATATACAAGGATCTTGGAACCCATGCTCCGGTATGGCATCATCTTTCCGGATCGATTCAAAATTTTTCAGATAAATATTACCTTGATATCATCAATTCTACTATGGATATCGATATATATGCGGATCCACTTATGGCAAAAGTCTTTGATAATCTTATAGATAATTCAATACGACACGGTCAGAAAGTAACCCGGATATCATTATCAAATTTGATGAATGGAGAGACATATATATTATTTTTTGAGGATAATGGGGTCGGTATTCCTGCCCATGAAAAAAATCTGATATTTGAACGAGGGTATGGCAACAATACAGGATTCGGTCTTTTTTTCATTCGTGAAATAATGTCTGCTACCGGGATTTCGATAGAGGAAACAGGAACTCCTGGGAAGGGAGTTAAATTTGAAATTCATATCCCGAAAGGACTCTGGAGAAATCACAATGCTGCAGAATAG